The Harmonia axyridis chromosome 3, icHarAxyr1.1, whole genome shotgun sequence nucleotide sequence TGTTCCTCCGGAAAATATGAAAGATTTTCAAgagtatttattttttactaGTTATGAGAATTTTTACtccaaaatcaatttttcaaaaatgaattcttttttgatttatttttgccTTATTGGAAAAACAagtataatttattttctttgaacCTCCTGTCAGTATACATTTGAATTCTATCATTTTGAAGTTTTCGGCTAATTGGAACACGcttgattataaaaaaaattgtataagtTTGAATTGGTGGTGAGATTATAAAAAATCCGAACTCAACGTTTATTCTAATGCAAAAATATAATTGAGGCTCACATTCAGTGACAATGAGTTAATTAATTTCATAAATGTCCTcagtttttacatttttaaggttatatattatttaaaatttatgtttttttaattttacaacatGGTTGAACCTAGTAAAAAACATTGGCTAGATTGTCCCTATGTTCATACAGAAGTTTACGGTTTATCTCAGGAACTTTATGAAAAACCGACTGATCAAAACTTGAAAAAGGTTTGATTCTTATAACCtcttaaaaaaatttatcattaatCGACAACAATTTTTCAGCTCCACAATTACATTCAGGATACCACAAATTTATTGAGAAAAGAAGATGCTCGTACCTTATTTCTATGTTATATTGCACGATGTAATGCTAATCGAGCCTTGAAGAATGATTTTCTAAACAAAGTTACAAAGTCTAgatcagatttctcccttttctTCGAAATAGTAAATGACGCTATCAgagaaattttggaaaattatgaaacagAACAGGCAATTTTATCAACTAAAAACATCCTTTACATTCTTCCAGTGGTGAACACTTTTTATCAAATGATTAAAGATAAAGATGAAGATAGATTGTTATTAATTGTCGAGGCTATGCTACCACTATATGATGCTGTTTTGGATACTTTGATACAACAGTTGCAGTAGGTCCTTTTGAAATTAATCTAAATTCATATTAATGACTTTTTTATAGAATTGATTTTGGAAAAGCTTATAATTTCAAGAATGATGATCTCCTATCTTTATCTCACCAAACTATGAAACACATACTTTGGATTTTTGTTAAAATGCCAGAGTGTAGTTTGGAGAGCTACATATTGGCGTTCATGGATTacagctatagaattttaagcTATGAAAAAATTGCTTTAGATATGAAAAGTAAATGTGCCCTGATTTTTCTTCATTGTCTGAAAAAATTACCAGAGGAGGAATTGGTCAACTTTGTAAGTTCAAAGGAGAAATATATTGTCATGAACTGAACTGATTGTTTTTTAGAAATTCAAAGGTAATCCCCTCTTAGAGGTAACAAATGATCCAGAAGAAAAAGAGAGTTGGATATgtggaaaaaattttaaattcgcAAGTTTGTTGGATAGTACAAGTGCTAAAGTTGTATTATTCTCAGCATTATATAATTGTGTTCCTTTCAGAGAACAATTTATACTGATGCTTCCCAACAATAAATGTGTTTACCAAAGTATCTTTGAAGAGATGCTTGAATGTACTAACAGGTTAGCTTACTTTTAAAAACCCTAGAATTAATTATGAATAAAGTAgagacaaaatttaaatttaatattttttcagacCTTTGTCGGACAAtggtgaaattgttgaaatcacCAGAAATTTGCTACTTATGTCGGAAACTATCAATAGAGCTCCAATTCCTATTTTCGATAGCATTTTCGATAAAGCTTTTGCTTATGTAAACTCTTATTGTGATTTTCCATTGGATCCAGTACAAAAAAACAGTTCACTTTTTTTATCTAATATTGTGAAAACTTCTTGCAATCATTACAAAACAGGTAGGTGAAGGATTCTAAAAGAAGTGATGGTAAATAGCAACAGTAAAAACAATAATCAAAAATTAGTTTCTTTGATTCATTGTTTTTAGCATATTCCTATGATTTCCCAttgaatttttactcaatattttttgctaGCTGTTTCTAAAAAAAgattaaacttgtataaattacAATATATGACTTTTTTCAGGTATTGACAAATTCATTAATTGCCTCATCAGCTCTATAAATCTGAGAGAAGGAAAGAGAAAAATAGACTTTGTAACATTAATGTACATATGTTCAAATATGAAATGTTCTTTCTTACTCCAACGTATTCCATACCTTCAAGACCAATTGTTGAACCTTCTTTCCGACCATTCTTGCTTTATGAATGTGAGTagatattaaaaattcaaacggCCTAATAAAAAAACCGGGCaatcaatatattttgttccattttaGGCTTCCAATGCTTATGAATTATTGATGTCGGAGCATTTCACCGAGATAATGTTAGAAGAATGGTTATCGATTTGGGTGAGACCAGCTCTGGCCCAACTGAGAACTGTCGACTTCAGTGTAACTCATATCTATCATAGGATACTGTGTAAAGCATTTCAATTGAATCAAGATATTTTGCGAGACCTGTAAGTATAATTTTGGCCAACTTTTCGAATTACTTGATAAAAGGTTATTGAGTTAACCTTTTATCAAATAATTCAAGTTCTCTGTGGACTAGGTAAAATAATTGGAAGCTTTCAAGAACCTCATATCGATTACTGAAAATATCAGTCAGAAAGATCAAAAACCCAATAAAACGAATAATGTTACAgatttccaaataaatttaTGGGAACACCTAGGGAATGGGCGGTGTTGCTCAAGTGCTTGTGTCACGCAAGGAATACAAGGATACCGATTAGACTAGGGAAATACGACACCTCCATTTATTGGTGGGGTTTGGTAGAGAAGTCGAAATTGAAGTTATTTGCTGTTCAACGTGATGACATGGTATGTATGTCTATTATTAtaacatatttcagaaaatagcAACAGTTCGCACGGTTTTGATAACAAAACATCCAATAACATAccctctaattctgtggcaaatccgttcatctTGCCATACCTTGTTGAATAAAATCGTACTGCAATATGTCAGTTTCAcatagatttcatggttatatttcatttatactgttggtactcggaactttCCTGTCAGGGAatatattatctgtcaaatttatcaaacagaaaaaagttcTGCCAACTAAACATTCTTCAATACTATAACCAATAATTGTTTTTCCTTACATGAAGATTTTTGCAAGTTAACTAATGTTGCGCGTTAAGGAACTTAATTCCATAAAATTCTATAGTTATATTTTCCAAATTCTTAGTGAACTATTTTTCAGATTCGTATTGCAGCTTTGAAGGTGGTTGTTGAGTGTCAGAAAACCACTGAATATTTCACAGAATGGGAATTCACCTACCTATCTGATTATTTCCTACTGAATGGCTGTAATCAAGTGCCCCACATGAGAAAAGAGATAGTAGCCCTATATAAAAAGGCTTTTACCAGATACTTTGCCAGTATCGAAGTAATAAGAAGGCAGGTAGAATGCTTGAAAAAACGGATGTCTCAAACAGATATTCCGACTAGTGAATCTTGGATGTCCAATTTCACTAAACTGAATAAATGCTATAAATCATTCTTGAAAAACTTCATTGGTATGTGTATAGACAATATATGTCCAGATAGTAATTTCTATAGGAGAAACGCAGCTTTGGAATTGTTGGTGTTCATTCAACCCAACGTTGAAAAAGAAGAATGGTGCAGTTATTTCAAAGGAGACGATATAGAGAACTTGCAAAGAATTTTGTTCGATAATTATGAAGTGAATAAGAAGATGGCTCTTGGTATATTAACCAAGATGGGATCGGACAAGTTTATGCTTCAAGTGAGTTAAACATATTAGATTGATATTTGGTAAACAGGGCAGTAAAATTCTGCCTGAAAATCAGTTTCAATAGGCTATTTGACAGTTTGAAAAACATGCTTCTGCAACTgtgcttttttttcttttctttggtTATTGACCTCTTTTCTAACCAGATCAAATTATAGCTGTCTCTGTTTACCTAATCACAAAACATATTTGATTTCCTTTTCTATTCATTTAATCTGTAGTCTATGTTGCCATATCGCACAATGGCAACAAAATGCTTCGAACTTTAAATGCCcacatttatttttcatttataggtatttaaaatattgtttctAAATAACAGGTTGATATGGTATGTTTAAAATGTGAAATTTTAACGATATTCCATAATAAAATGAATTCTAATCTCAAATAGATCGCTACAGTCAGAATgtaattatttaatttaatcTTCACAATGAATATTTAATGATAATAGAAGattaattaatttatacttcatttatattttttgtctATCGAATCTCCATTGttagttttttttatcattcgAAGCTAATTGAGAGATTATTTTGATGGGTACCTTTCGAATTACTTCCAACCATTccaaatttattataattagaATTAAAATCGTTCATTTCAGGATGGAGATACATATACCAGTTTCATGAGGATAGCGTTATCTTTTGCTAGTGATGTAAAACCTAGTAAATCTCTTTCAGCAGCCTATATGTTTCAACTTTGTTGTAACTCTCCTTTAATACCAGATGATGAGGGGAAATTGGTAGAAGATAAAACCACTAATAACGATCCCATCTTGAGAATGATACAGACTCTAACAGCTGAATTGTTGACCAAGAGCGATTCCTACATCAAATCAGATTTCGATGAGTGTACTTTAAACTCTCCCTGTTACGGCCTACTTACCTGCCTGAGATATCTGATCAGGTTCAGACCCAAAGAGTGAGTTTGTAAACCTGAATTCTCAATCTCAAATTACCTAAGTCAATGTGTCAGATTCACTGAAGTTTCATTCATCTTTCAGGTTATGGAATGAGAGCTGTGGAACAACTTACCGCATGATATTTTCgatttgtcaaaaaattttcagggtagtcCTACCGATCGTAAGCAATCCAGCTCCGGAAGGTTACTTACCAGACAATGAAGAAACGGAAATTAACATTAGAGATGACACTGTCAGATCTCAGAAGATATTGGTGTATGCTTGGCGTACAGTTAAGGAGATAACGTTGCTATTTGCTGAATTTGTTCAACAAGATCGTAGCATCGAAGATAATTTTTTGAGTGTTGAACGTTATGTTGAAATTGGAGAGCATTTTATGGACATTTTCGTTCAAGCAAAACATCGGGGAGTATTTGAGCAAGCATACCTTGGTTTTTGTATCATCTGTGAAGAATATTGGATGTAAGTCTTTTTTATGGGGatataattgtttttaattttataaaatttatatccaagagcatcaatttttttcacactTTTCACAATAAAGTGACATATGATTTTCTATTCATATTTTGTTTTAGTTATCCGAACAAAGAACTAAGTAAATTACCAATGCAATGGCTTAGAAGAGGCTTAGATCTAGTTACAGGCGTTAAAGTAGACAATAGGTTATGTTCGACTAGAAGAAGTGCTGGAATGCCGTTTCTCACATtggtatgtatgtatgtatgaacTGGGATTGTAAACTTTATAACCTCAATCTTGTAGGCCATATTGACAACAGACCCTACGCTTGATAAAGCATCTGTGCGACTAACTATGCAAGAACTGATGGCGGCTGCTGGTAACCTAGAGGAAGATCGAATGGAATATAGGACTCACTCCTTCAATATTCTGAGATTCTTGTTTAGGCATTCAAAACTTAGTGATTATGTGCCTCCCTACATCGAAAGAGCGGCTGAACTTGCCTTGAAGGGAATGCAGTGTGCAGAATGGGGTGTAAGTTAATTTGTTTTCAACCTAACCTAAATCCAATTTGTATAAAGATTACATAGAAGGACAATGCCAGTTGGGAGCAAATGATAGAAAGCTAAGATATTGTGATCAAATTCCAATGAAGAATGCTTAGTTTTGTAGCAATCgtcgaaaaaatattattttgtttgtCCCTTGTAAGGAGTAAATTATCTATGACTTTGGTTACACAAAAAAAAGGCGTGTGGCAACATAGCTTTACCTACTTTCAAGCATTGAGTATTGAAGGGTTTCAAAACTCTATGCCTACATTTAATGTACAACTTCAAGACTTACCCTGCATAACTTTTATACAAtggattagttttcatttttttgttaaggattaattctaaaaatttgagtaaaatgaaacaaaaatgtggaagaatcattgaaatatctctagaaatgaaaaagttagggaactttgaagttgcgcttggaagaataatttcatagtacgtgtaagtggcgtgacgtcacacactagacgactggtattcgcagagtgcttacgaatttattggtgtacaatcacttgtgccgttcgtgtcgtgttttgttcgttacacgatggctgaaataacttactatatacatacatataaattacttttttctctttttactttttactcacataaatatgttttgccattgatagacttcaacaaccagtactcaactacaaactgtttatgaaaggttttttaaataaatcatcgttataagttgaaccatgatgaagcaaactcaaaagtagatactcacttgaaaagtttaactccttttatttcagcactgacataagatggatttgaagaaaaaaactccatcactgcgaatatatctattttaggcaaattgtcactttgtcttttcacgaagccttcttccattatggtgacataaaaacaaaactcgagttaaaactacactgtacaactacaaacggcgcgagagccttggcgcggctaagtatttaaacgtaatttatggtgtagcgatcacaggcaagtgccgtgacgtcacagaccaaagacgttccgcgctaaaatacgtaaatttaaataatctatttctcagtcatttattgatggattttcaaatttttttcactgatttatcagttttgctctatattttaattctatcgtgtcaaatatagtattatcaacatcactaaactagtctaTTGTATTAACACAGTTGTCCTCAGAAATCCTAAGAGAATGCTTCATATAATGATCCTCAAAGCTTCACCACTTTCATattataaaagattttttttttaaggtgaGGAATTCTGCAACATTGCTATTCTCTGCTCTCATAACTCGATTGTTTGGGGTTCAAAGAACACAAGATTTTGAAGTGGTGACCACCAAAAACAAAATGACCACAAAGGTATTCAGTTCGAGATATCCAATGCTTTATGCGTATTTGATAGACACTTTGAAAGCGGAATGTGAGAATAAGAGCAGTCTAGTATTGCATCCAATCCTGATATTCTTCTCAAGATTGTATCCTGGCTATACAGAACTCGAGGATCCTATGGTAAGtcagaaacagaaaataaaGTTATGTCAGTTCACTACGTCTTttttcccatgattttcagctTGAAGAAGCTAAAATCTATATCAGAAAATGCATGGCCAGTCCTGATAACGAAACTAGAAAATTAGCAGTTATGGCCTCGATATCCATTGTAAAACCGAAGGAACTCCATCAAATTGTAAGGAGGaattttgagatcatttctcaaaaaaatgttgGTAATAACGAGTGCCTGGCGCTCCTTCTTGAGGTGAGAATCTGGATTTAACTGTTCCGCCTttcatatattatataattttttttcaggcttGGCACATCCTACAATTTTTAGGTGATCGTTGTGATGTTCACGTGGGTAAAATAGTTGCGGATAGTATATATATTTTGGAGACTGCTGGTACTAAATTCAGTCATTATTGTGTTTCTTTGTACATGGAGGTTTTAACGTTTCTTTTTGGAAAGTAAGTAGAAAAAGAAAATCTAGGctattatatttattcaatgaTAATATAGTAGGACAACGGAAGTTTTGCGACAACACCCAAATTTTTTGCGTCTGTATAAGCTCAATCGTTTGATGGAACAGTTTCTATTGATTTGTTAGCATTTTACCGAACATAGTTTGTTTCTGAAGGTTTTCTTTTTCCCTTTTCACATCATTTTGAAGTGTTTTTAAAATagtatttcattataaaaattactTTGAATCGTTAGATGCTTAACCCTGCATCTCATTGGGCACAGCCTGAAATGTCAAAACGCAGGTTGACCAACACCATTTTTCATCTGTTTGATGTGGCATAACTCAAATTAGGAAGAACACTGTCTCTAACCGTGTATTACAGCTTTTTGTAAAATCACTTGTTTTTATACTATCAAATAGTTATGAACGAAACATGAACATAATCTCAAAATTAATTGCAAAGTTTGCAACTATGTAATTATCCCTGAAACAAGAGTCAAAATTGCCTAGTGAAGTAGGCGCtaaaataaattcgaaaaagGCTTAGTTTACACCTGGAAATTCTGGTTAATATCGTCACTTCGTCCTAGAGGCTGCTGATGAACGTTTAGATTGAAATTGAACGGTGTTGTCCTACTGCATTAtctttaatgaaaataatttgaccTATCTAtagaattattttgtttttagtGTTCTGAGGTACGAAGAAAGAATCGACCTGGACACGCTTCGCAAAATCTTAACGTCAATATCTAGGCTGATGGAGGAACAGCATCTGAACTTAACGGGCAGGTCAAATTTCGAATCTGCCATGGTTAACCTCACTATCACGATATTGCTAGTAAGGCTTGAACATGTGGACACCACATTTCAAGCTATtaatttcgatttcgagaactATCTGGAGGTTAATGACGGCATGATTATGAAAAACTACTGCCTTCACTTTGTGCTCTGCCTCAACATAAGTTACAATGAGTGTGGTCTACCCGAACCACCTCTTTACATTTTCGATGAGTTGGCACCGATGGACTCTATCAAGAATGTCATAGCGAACTTCAGCACCGCCACCAAGAGCGAATTTCTCACCAACATACACAAATTCATGATAAACTTCTTGAGAAGAGAACTGAAGCGAATGCAGTTGACCGCCAAGGTGGACGAATGCTTCATTTTAATCCTTCTCCTTTTGCCTTATTATCCTTGCCTCTTAGAGGCCCTCAAcggaggtgatagacaaaaaaCCATGGACATGTTGATCAATTTCTGTAGCTGTGATAGGGAAGAAGTTATGAGTGCTGTTATATCGTGTGTAGGTGTTTTACTTACAACTGTGAAAACAGACAagttgaaaaatttagattatagACGTTTGATACGGTTGTTGAGGAGGAGTGCATCACCTGAAGCTGCTATCTACAGGAGGTTGTCTGTTGTCCAGTTTCTGGTTAAATGCAAGTACATGTATATTTACGGACCAAGGAATTTTAAAAGTAAGTCATCAAATTTCTATTAACTCTCTCATAAACTCTAAACCACATGTTACACTAGTAGTACTTATTTTGAGGCCTATTTCAGGACTGATTTCTCACAGATCTCTGGCACCATGCTTTTTGACATAACCTTGAAGTTATTTTCGAGgttatgtttatgttttttttcataaatatttaagagattaatattttattttctgtattaatACAATTATACCAACAACAAAATATGAAGAGAAATTACCAAAAGCATTACTTGTAACAGTTGTAGACATCGTCCAAAATTTGAGTTATGTCACgtcaaatatatcaaaattgtTGTGCTCGATCTGCATATTGATATATCAGTGAGAAgagttgaatttcaaaaatatgtctGAAGGCATGCTCATTTTATGCATGGGTCTTCAGATTCAGAAATAGACGCAAAAAATGGCTAGTGTAATATGGGCTTGATAAATAGGCTATttgacagaataaaaaatatccCTAGTTTTctaacaatttaaaatggttataatggtaaCTCTATGTGTTAttttttgtgttcagtaggttttgccattcaatcatggaaagatactcGCTTCAAAagcgtttagaaattgttgtaTCAAAATCGGTGCCtgtttgtgaatactgagagaaatttgagaataattcatggacgacattcAGATAATAAactattcatcgtattgtagacaaatgagcactgattttgatgaaaaaagtaatgcacagtgttgccattattacCATTTTGAATCGTATCATTCCTTCTGGTAAACCTCTTATCAACTTGACAAacaaataattatataaatatacatttttgttccAAGCTACACAATTTGTAAGTATCCTGAATACAATCCTTACATTATTAGAAGATGAATCTTTGAGGATAAGGAATGAGATCAGTGCATTGACGGATGAAGAGAATATTGTCTATTTAGACGAACAGTAagtaaattataatttattttcgatAGGTTTGAaccttcaattcaaaattacattcaaacttttttgtttcagttcTAAAACTGGATGGAAATGCTGTCCTGATAAAGCGCGATATGACTTCATGAAACATTGCTGTAAGATTTTGCCTAAAGCGTTATCCATAAGTTTTTTGATGTCTTGGTGCCTCAGACATTCTCCGGATTCTCTAAATGATATGTCAGAGGCAAGTATAAACTTTTCTAATAGGTATCtttcatattttaattatttttaatttcctcAGGTATTCGAAAGAAGCGAGCACAATACTTACGCAGAAAACATACCATACATACAGATgacttcgaaaatattgaacccGTTATTGTGGACTTTACCGTACAGTCTCTCTTATGACGATAAGTCTATGTTCATGGAGGAACAATGCCAAATAGTAACTATCATCTTATATGACGCTATGAACAAATATACATTTCCAATGGTGAACCGTAAAACCAAAGTATCTGTGATTTGTGCTCTCAGGTCTATATTGACCTATCTGGAAGTGAATCCGCTCAATCCTAATTTTAAGTACAAATTTAGTGAATACTTCAAAACcaaaatattattctatttcaaaaaacaaaTCTGTAAGAGAGATTACcattctgtgaaaaaaatattctttttattgTACGGACCTGTTCTGATGGATATGGATTATACGTAAGTTTCGATTTTTAGAGCATTTCAAaggaaaagttgaaaattcttattgctggATGTGATTTTTAGTATGTTGGAGTATGAccatttttatcgattttcattcaatctgtatgtatgtatgtactgtaatttttttttttaaatttggtaTGTCAGTATTATGTATCGATTCAGTTCTGTGCAATCTGAAATTAATCtgcaattgttttttttatgtctTTAGGGCACCATTGATTTTATGCGTTATTTTACTGCATCCTCATAATTTGTccgatattgaaaaacacaagaGTCAAAACGAATTGAATTTGtgagaatataatttttataaatttttagaaAAGTGTTTTATTCTGATTCTAAGAAAAGATTCATCCACACATAGGAATTAAATTAAAGAAAGAATCTTATTAATATTTAATATCATTACCAAGAGTATGTGAGCAAATTTTTTAGTGTTGATAAAAactaattcaaaattaaactAGTTTTATATATGTACAAGTATCTACCACCAATTTAGGTTATTTACAAATTGTCTCAGTCATcatttaaatagttatttattcaaaatccTTTTTTTGTTCTCATTGGAAGAAGAGATTCTTTGGCATAGTTGAAAAATGACAGCAGCCCATATCTTTtacctttttttgaaaaataatttgttaCTACGTCACCATCTaaaaaaagatttcaataattttctttattaaaatattataaCAAAAAGCAACTCACCTGTTCTATCATTTGTCATAGGTAAGACATTATCATTGGCTGATAATgaaacaaataaagaaaaaggcACTAACCATAAGCATAATGTGAAATATGCTAGCACCTAGAatgtgaattaattattaaaatattattgttggaTTATTAAAAGTGATCTAACCTCTGAAAATGTATAATACATATCAGCAAAATGCTGGAAAGCTAACAGGTGATTTATCACAATGAATAAAACTGCAACGATGAAACTTGGTTGTAAGAAACTCACATacggaaaatttttcaaaatcacaAAATGGGAAATTTGTGCAAGTATCCCACATACAATCATTAGCGAAGGAAAGCCTTCTAGCAGCCATAAAAGAATAAATAAACTTGTTACACCCTAAAAGAAATGAATTGAATGTTATGTTTAGTTCAGCATTTTAAAACTTACGATATTAATCCAAGTAATACATTTTTTAGCAATACTAGAATATTCCTCCACAAGTTCTGCTAAATAATATAATCCGGAGGCTAAAATATAATccatataatacaataaatttgaataattgcaattattattcaaattattaattaattaataccTATAGCTACAGTAGCATAAATTATCTGGATACAGATAGCAGCATAGGTCATAAATGTTAAAAACAACATTCTGAATTAATTTAAGATTTTCCACCTATTCATTTGCTGAAGTTTCTGTAATTCTAcggataattttgaaatttttaattaaaattaattcatatCAATAGGGTTATGTTTGAAAATGACTTTATGTCACTCGTCAAACTGACATTGAAACCAATGAGCTATAGATATTGCAACTAATTTTCTTCCCCatgaaaaactttttcaggCTTATTCCATACTATTAAAATCCTAGtttgattcaaaaataatttaatcgaTCTCGTTCTCAATGGATttagattttttaaataagCTTATCTCCGGCCGGATCGGAGATTAGACTCTGTGTTGAATTTGAATGCATAGACAACGAAATTCCCGATCCCGAATGACTAATATCAGAGAGAGTAATTTGCAGatgttttttcacatttcattcttaaattgaaattttgaaatgaaagttCTTCAAACCTAA carries:
- the LOC123676047 gene encoding thyroid adenoma-associated protein homolog — its product is MVEPSKKHWLDCPYVHTEVYGLSQELYEKPTDQNLKKLHNYIQDTTNLLRKEDARTLFLCYIARCNANRALKNDFLNKVTKSRSDFSLFFEIVNDAIREILENYETEQAILSTKNILYILPVVNTFYQMIKDKDEDRLLLIVEAMLPLYDAVLDTLIQQLQIDFGKAYNFKNDDLLSLSHQTMKHILWIFVKMPECSLESYILAFMDYSYRILSYEKIALDMKSKCALIFLHCLKKLPEEELVNFKFKGNPLLEVTNDPEEKESWICGKNFKFASLLDSTSAKVVLFSALYNCVPFREQFILMLPNNKCVYQSIFEEMLECTNRPLSDNGEIVEITRNLLLMSETINRAPIPIFDSIFDKAFAYVNSYCDFPLDPVQKNSSLFLSNIVKTSCNHYKTGIDKFINCLISSINLREGKRKIDFVTLMYICSNMKCSFLLQRIPYLQDQLLNLLSDHSCFMNASNAYELLMSEHFTEIMLEEWLSIWVRPALAQLRTVDFSVTHIYHRILCKAFQLNQDILRDLFPNKFMGTPREWAVLLKCLCHARNTRIPIRLGKYDTSIYWWGLVEKSKLKLFAVQRDDMIRIAALKVVVECQKTTEYFTEWEFTYLSDYFLLNGCNQVPHMRKEIVALYKKAFTRYFASIEVIRRQVECLKKRMSQTDIPTSESWMSNFTKLNKCYKSFLKNFIGMCIDNICPDSNFYRRNAALELLVFIQPNVEKEEWCSYFKGDDIENLQRILFDNYEVNKKMALGILTKMGSDKFMLQDGDTYTSFMRIALSFASDVKPSKSLSAAYMFQLCCNSPLIPDDEGKLVEDKTTNNDPILRMIQTLTAELLTKSDSYIKSDFDECTLNSPCYGLLTCLRYLIRFRPKELWNESCGTTYRMIFSICQKIFRVVLPIVSNPAPEGYLPDNEETEINIRDDTVRSQKILVYAWRTVKEITLLFAEFVQQDRSIEDNFLSVERYVEIGEHFMDIFVQAKHRGVFEQAYLGFCIICEEYWIYPNKELSKLPMQWLRRGLDLVTGVKVDNRLCSTRRSAGMPFLTLAILTTDPTLDKASVRLTMQELMAAAGNLEEDRMEYRTHSFNILRFLFRHSKLSDYVPPYIERAAELALKGMQCAEWGVRNSATLLFSALITRLFGVQRTQDFEVVTTKNKMTTKVFSSRYPMLYAYLIDTLKAECENKSSLVLHPILIFFSRLYPGYTELEDPMLEEAKIYIRKCMASPDNETRKLAVMASISIVKPKELHQIVRRNFEIISQKNVGNNECLALLLEAWHILQFLGDRCDVHVGKIVADSIYILETAGTKFSHYCVSLYMEVLTFLFGNVLRYEERIDLDTLRKILTSISRLMEEQHLNLTGRSNFESAMVNLTITILLVRLEHVDTTFQAINFDFENYLEVNDGMIMKNYCLHFVLCLNISYNECGLPEPPLYIFDELAPMDSIKNVIANFSTATKSEFLTNIHKFMINFLRRELKRMQLTAKVDECFILILLLLPYYPCLLEALNGGDRQKTMDMLINFCSCDREEVMSAVISCVGVLLTTVKTDKLKNLDYRRLIRLLRRSASPEAAIYRRLSVVQFLVKCKYMYIYGPRNFKTTQFVSILNTILTLLEDESLRIRNEISALTDEENIVYLDEHSKTGWKCCPDKARYDFMKHCCKILPKALSISFLMSWCLRHSPDSLNDMSEVFERSEHNTYAENIPYIQMTSKILNPLLWTLPYSLSYDDKSMFMEEQCQIVTIILYDAMNKYTFPMVNRKTKVSVICALRSILTYLEVNPLNPNFKYKFSEYFKTKILFYFKKQICKRDYHSVKKIFFLLYGPVLMDMDYT
- the LOC123676060 gene encoding protein TEX261, with product MLFLTFMTYAAICIQIIYATVAIASGLYYLAELVEEYSSIAKKCITWINIGVTSLFILLWLLEGFPSLMIVCGILAQISHFVILKNFPYVSFLQPSFIVAVLFIVINHLLAFQHFADMYYTFSEVLAYFTLCLWLVPFSLFVSLSANDNVLPMTNDRTDGDVVTNYFSKKGKRYGLLSFFNYAKESLLPMRTKKGF